Genomic DNA from Lactococcus garvieae:
ATGATTGGGTATTTGTTAACCAATTCTTCAAGGTAGTCGATTTGTTCAGCAGCAGTACGTTTAGCACCACCTTCTCCTTCGAATTTAGCGTAGTTGTAAACGCCGTCTTCGTAGAATTCTGATGAAGCACAGTCGAAACCGATCATAACGCCGTTTTCACCAGCTTCGTAGCCAGCAGCTTCGATAGCTTTAAGGATAGTTTCTACACCATCTTCAGTACCGTCGAAACGTGGAGCAAATCCACCTTCGTCACCAACTGAAGTTTCAAGACCACGAGCTTTAAGGATTTTCTTCAAAGCGTGGAAGATTTCAGCACCCCAACGAAGCGCTTCTTTGAATGTAGGTGCACCAACTGGTACGATCATGAATTCTTGGAAAGCGATTGGAGCGTCTGAGTGAGAACCACCATTGATGATGTTCATCATTGGAGTTGGCAATACTTTAGCGTTGAATCCGCCAAGGTAGTTGTAAAGTGGAACACCAAGTTCATCAGCAGCTGCACGAGCAACAGCGATAGAAACACCAAGGATAGCGTTAGCGCCCAATTTACCTTTGTTTTCTGTACCGTCAAGAGCGATCATTGCACGGTCGATAGCTTGTTGTTCAGTAACTTCGTAACCGATAATTGCTTCAGCGATTACGTTGTTTACGTTGTCAACAGCTTTTTGAGTACCAAGACCGAGGTAACGAGATTTGTCACCGTCACGGAGTTCAACAGCTTCGTGTTCACCAGTTGAAGCACCTGAAGGTACCATACCGCGTCCGAATGCACCGTCTTCAGTGTAAACTTCAACTTCGATTGTTGGGTTACCGCGTGAGTCAAGGACTTCGCGAGCATAAACATCAGTAATAATTGACATTTTTATCTCCTTATTGTTTTAAGTGCTTTTTGCACTTTTTAATACACTATGATTTTACTATTTTTCCGCCTTTATTTCAAGTGAAAAACAAGCTAAGACGCTTTTTATACAAGGTATGCGGTTACATTTCTAATTTTAAAATTGCTAGATATTTTTTCTATAAAATATCGTATCAACCTCCATTCTTGGCATATGACTTGGCAGATTATTTTCCTGAATAGATTCAAATCCATTTTTTTCATAAAAGCGATGGGCGGCCTTAAACTTATCTACTGTTCCTAGATAAACCTCTTTTATTCCTTCTTTTTGGCAATACTCAAATAAGGACTCTAAAAGGGCTTTAGAAACAGCTTTCCCTCTATAGTCCGCTTTTACAAACATCTTCTTTAAGACGGCTTGCTGTTTGTCAAACTTGACGATGCCAAGTGTGCCTATCACTCCTTCCTCTTCATCAACAGCTAACCAAAATTGACTATAATGTTCTAGGATGTTTTGTAAGTCTGGTTGATCTTCTAGATCAATAGCAACCCCAAACTCGTCTTTTTGAATATGGAGTATCAAGTCTATAACTGCCTGTTTATAGACATTTGTGTAAGCGATTAACTTCATAGAGCTAGTATAACACAGTATGTCACTGAGGTTCAATACATTTCACCTATAAGGTAATAATATACAACTCATTTTTTATCAGGAATATGCCATTAAACGTGGCTACCACTGTATAAATCGTATTGGATGATGTAGAATTTAAAAACTGAATATTCTGATATTTGATTTCTAAATAAAAGAACATCACATTTACAGGGTGATATTAAACCCTACTGGTTGCTAGCCTATCGCAATATATAATATTCTTAGGAAGCTAGCCTTCTTTTATTGTTTGTAAGACGCGTTCGTATTCAAATTTCATCATCTTTTTAAAAGCTACACCATTAATATCGGTAAGTATCCTGAAACATCTTCTAATCACCTTGCTACCATTCTCAAAACTCAAAAATTTCATCATGAAACAACCTTCTAAAAACATATAAGCTACTCTTTCAGTTAATTCAAACTCTGTAGGTAATTGCTCAAGTTGTTTCATCATCCTCTGCGCCTCGCTAGCTCTATTATTCCTAATTAAATAAAGTATCCCCTTCACCAATATTCTAGCCACTAAATGTTTAAATTCTTGACGTTCTCTCAAGTAGTAATATTTATTACTAAAAAATTTATCTATTAACTCAATGAGGAGTGAACTGTCTATCTGTTCAGCGGTATTAATTAAAAGATACAATTCATACCTGCTCCACAGAATACAAGAAGTAAAATATTTTTCAATAATTTCCTTATCACTGGGAGACAACTCTTCATAACCCGCTCTAGCAGCTACAGATATAGCACAGTCTTCCTCAGCTCCATACAGACTATTTGACCTATATATATTCTTTAATTTATCAGTATCTCTAGTGATAGAGGCCTTATCAATCTCAATAAATTCGCTGAGAAAATACTCTGATTCCCCATTATTAATCATGAGGATATAGGCAGCCATTGTCACATGCATTTCATGTAAAGCTGCTTCTAATTTATCAAAAGCAAGCATGGATTTGCCATTTTCAAACTGTGACAAAGTAGCATTCGATATACCTACTTTTTCAAAATCTTTTAAAGTTCTTCGATGTTGTTTTCTCAGTTCTTTAAAAACTTCACCATATTTTTTATAAACCAATAGATCACACTCCTCTCTAGTTATTACTTTGTGGATAAAATTTTTTTTATTATATCATGTTTTAACTTCTATAGACCATGTATTTGCTTTATTCGAAATAATATTCTGAATATAAAATCTATATTTTTAACGATTTATTTTTCATCTTATCTTTTGAAAATAGATCTGGTGAATTACTATTAACTGTAAGAGTCACACAAAGGGAAAGACCTGTTAATAAAACTCTCTTAGTATGAACATATAAAACACGACAGAGCGTAACTGTCGTGTTTTCAAAACGTAAGCAATGGATGATTTGTTTTCTTGAAATTCTATAGGAGTCAGATGCTCACATCTGTTTTCTTAGTTTTTATATCTCTATTTTCTAAAACAACTAGTAAACGATTTGATTTTTACCGTTTGCTTTAGCTGAATATAGCTTCTCATCTACCGTGTTTAGTATCTCACCAAACTTTATTTGCTCCGTAATTTCACAAACTCCCACAGACAATGATATATTAAAATCCGTGTCTTTATACTTAAAATTATGATTCGCTACCTGTAGTCTAATCTGTTCCATCACATTCTGAATATCTTTATTGGCTTTTTTTCTAATTATAATATAGAACTCATCACCACCGTATCTAAATACTTGACCATGTACCTTATTTTCAGAAAAAACTTTTTCTATTATTCTGCATGTTTGGTTTAAAACATCGTCTCCAGCAGTATGTCCATAGTTATCATTTATACTTTTAAATGAATCAATATCAAATAAAGCGAGTGAAAAATGTCTAAAAGTCTTATTGTGCAATAATTGCTCTAGAACTTCATAAAACTTTCTAATATTCGAGACCCCGGTAAGCTCATCGATATAGCTCTGCTCTTTTAACTCAGAAAACTCCTCTATTACAATTCCTAGAAGTTTACTTACTACTTTATTTAGAGCGAGTAAAGCGCTAGACTTTAGTAATACGCCTATTAATAATTCAAAACTGAAAGCAAATTCTGAGAGGCACAGTAGCTCTGCAATTATTCCAATTCCCATACTTATTGAAAAATATAAATAATATTTTTTTATGACAATCTTTCTGTACCTAGCAATAACAAAAATCAAGCTCCAAAATAAAAATAAACTTAAAATAACGAAGAAAGATGACTGGAACTCAAAGCCCCAAAAATATATGAAAAAATAATAATAGACAAGGAATAAGATGAGTACGGAGTATTCCATGTATTTATAGTACCCAATGGTCATATAGCAGATACAAATAGCCGTGAAGTATAAAGCACTATCATTTAGTAGATATGTATTTGTATTTGGAGATAAGATGTCTAATTCAACAAATAATACTTTTAAAATAACTGCACTTATTGTAAAAAGGGTAGTGGAAATAATCCACTCCTTCTTTACTCCCATTTCTCCCCTGGAGTACTTTCTCTGTATAGTATTTTTTATTAAAAAGTTTAAACCTAAAATTGTTGGAATGAGCAGTATTTTGATAAAGAAATTATCTCCTAATACTGTACTAATTACGTTCATTCTGTATATATTTTCTCCTTATATTATCTGTTTGACTGTCCCACAAGCTAGAACATTAAAAATAGACCTTGCAATAAGGTTTACTTCTATTTTTTAACACTTTCTACTCACGTGCAGCTGGTCACATTTGTTCACATAAAATATCTTTTCAAATCAAAATAAATGCGGTTTATCATAATAAAAAGTTTGTTGATACCATTCGCTAGGAAATTGGGAAAGTAACTTCTCATTTTCCACTGCTTCAATAACTATTTCTTTTTCTAAAAAAGAGATGCTTTCGGCAATTGACATCAAAAACACTTCTAGCTCATCATTATTAAGAAATTTCTTGAATTTCAATACTGATATTTTCACTCTAGATATTACTTCCCATAATTTGAACAAAAATTCATATGTATTTATACCTGTTAAGAAATCATCAAGTGCAAGCTCATATCCTAATTTTTGTAGTTCCATCAGGATACTGATAAATTTTCGTTCGTCAAATTCTATTTCTGGATTAGGAAGGAAATTTTCTGTTACTTCAATTTTTAAACGATCCTTAAATTCAAAATTTGTGAGAAATCTTAGTGTCTCAGGATAATTTAATTCTTGATAATCAAAATTTATAGTATAAGTATTCGAATCTTTTAATAATTTTTCGTGAAGTAGTTTCTCAATATGTCTAATGTAGAGGTCATGGGATTCCTCATTAGCTGTTATTTCATCAAAAATAGCCTGTGGAAAATAGTAATTATCTCCATCTTTGTATCTGAGCAAGAGCTCATATTCTTCACCTTCTTGATTTTCTTTTGTTATTTTTTGTCTAAAATAACACAACTTATTAATTTCTTTTGATAATTCCAATTTTTAGCCCTCTTATTTTTCTCCTTGTTGATTATATAAAAAATTCTGTTATTTTTACAGTTCAAAAAAAAAAGAATTTTCAGACTTATTGTGTATATTCCACCTTTAAAGTCTTTTTTGCCTTTATTAGTCAATATTTAGAGAGGTATATAAGGTACATAATCTTAGTATACTGAAAATCAATATTTGTTTTTCATGAAGTTTATTACTTTTAAATTACGTGAAAAAGCTTATCGTATAAAGATTAGATAGTATTTACTCAGATAAGGATAAAAAATTATTAAAAGGAAGTAAAAATATATCCATATATTTAAAGCCTACTATTTTTATAAAACAAAAAAAGCCTCCACAAAGGAAGCTTCTTAAAATTATTTAGCCAATGCTTTTTTAGCTTCTTCAGCAAGAGCTGTGAAAGCTGCTGCGTCAGCAATAGCAATGTCAGCAAGCATTTTACGGTTGACTTCAATTTCAGCCAATTTCAAACCGTGCATCATTTTGCTGTATGAAAGACCATTCATACGTGCAGCTGCATTAATACGTGCAATCCACAATTTACGGAAGTCGCGTTTCTTTTGACGACGATCGCGGAATGCGTAGTAGTATGAGTTCATTACTTGTTCTTTAGCTGTCTTGAAAAGACGGTGTTTAGAACCGTAGTAACCTTTAGCGAGTTTTAAAATACGTTTACGGCGTTTGCGAGTTGCAACGCTATTTTTAACACGTGCCATGTGTGTTCTCCTTGTTTCTTAGAAAATTTTTATCCTGTCAGTGACAGTTAATTTTTATAGTTGATTGATTTCTAGTGAAATCATATAAGCCTTATATATTTGCTTATGAGTTAATCAGTCTTGGACTGTTTGCTACAATTGCTCTCATGCATAACAGACCACAGGACTGTTATTAACGCATGTTCTTCCTCGTACGGCTTCCGCCTACTCGTCAATTGCTCTCATGCATAACAGTCCACAGAACTGTTATTAACGCATGTTCGCAACCATACGGCGGATACGTTTGAAGTCACCTGCTGAAACCATACGGCCTTTACGGAGTTGACGACGTTGTTTAACAGTTTTACCGTGCATACGGTGTGAAGTGTAAGCGCGGAAGCGTTTAAGACCGCCATTACCAGTACGTTTGAAACGTTTAGCTGATGCGCGGTGAGTTTTTTGTTTTGGCATTTTAATTCTCCTTGGTTAATAATAAGAACTTAGTTCTTTTTGATTGGTGCCAATTGTAAGAACATTTGGCGACCATCCATTTTGGCTTTTTGCTCTACTACAGCGATATCTTTCACTGCCTCAGCAAATTCATCCATTACTTGACGACCCACATCTTGGTGAGTAATCATACGACCTTTAAAGCGAATTGAAACTTTAACTTTGTCTCCTTTTTCAAGGAACTTAATCGCTTGACGAAGTTTTGTATTGAAGTCATTTTTATCAATAACTGGACTCAAACGAACTTCTTTCAAAGTAACAGTTGCCTGTTTCTTCTTAGCTTCTTTTTGCTTTTTCTTTTGCTCAAACATGAATTTAGTGTAATCCATAATTTTTGCAACTGGTGGTTCTTGATTGGAAATCAAAACCAGGTCCATGTTAAGGTCTTCGGCCTGAGTGAGTGCCACAGCGGTTGGTGTAACACCAAGCTGTTCGCCTTCAGCGCCGATAAGACGTACTTCGCGTGAACGAATTTGACCGTTCATCAAAGGTTTTCTGTTGTCTTGTTTTGCTATGTCTATTCTCCTTCTAAAAAAGTTTTAGAAAAACAAAAGCGGAACGCATACGCGCCCCGCTAATGAAAACATTCGTTTTGTGAATAATTCCATTTCGTTGCCCAGGGCTATTACCACTCAGGCGAGAAGCGGGTGCTTCTGCTTTTCAACTACTCTATTATATCACAAAAATTTTTTTTGTCAACGATTATTTTTTTACATTCTTTTATTCCATTTCTTTATTATTATATAGATTCAGTATAATACCACGCACTATTTTAAAATCTTTTAAGCCGTCTTTAATTTGAAAATAAAAAAATCACTTTCCAGTGATCTTTTTATTTTGTTTTTAAAGCACTTATAATTTGAGTGCGCATATCTTCAACACCATCTACATTTGCTGGCAGGAATATCGTTGAATTTCCTCCGTCAGCAAATTGGTTCAAAGTGTCTAGATATTGGTTAGTCAAAAGAATCGACATAATTTGTTCTTCTGTTAAGCTTGCACCTGTACTTTTAATTTCAAGGATTTGTTGTGCAAGTCCATCCACGATAGCTTTACGTTGCTCGGCGATACCGACACCACGTAGGCGATCTTTTTCAGCTTCGGCTTCAGCTGAAGTCACGATTTTAATTTTTTCGGCATTTGCCAGCATTTGTGAAGCGTCTTGCTTACGCTGTGCCGCATTAATCTCGTTCATTGATTGTTTTACTTCTGCATCAGGTTCCACGCGAGTAATCAAAGTTTTTACGATGATATACCCGTAGGTTGTCATTTCTTCTGCAACTTGATGCTGTACTTCTAAAGCTATTTCATCTTTTTTCTCAAATACTTCATCCAAAGTTAACTTAGGAACCGCTGAACGTAGAGCATCTTCGATATAGGCCTGAATTTGCTCTGAGGGATTCATTAATTTGTAGTACGCATCTTTTATGTTGTTTTCATTGACACGGTATTGTGTGGCAATATTCATCGTCACAAAAACATTATCTTTTGTTTTTGTTTCTACAGTCATTTCATTTTGCAGCAAGCGTAATTGAATGCGTGCAGCTACACGGTCAATTCCCCAAGGCAATTTCACATGAAAACCAGCTGTAGATGTCGTTTGATATTTCCCGAACCGCTCAATGATTGCCACAGTTTGTTGTTTAATAACATAAAATAGTGTCCCCGCGCTCGCCAAAATAAGAATCACGATGAGCACTGTAATAATAAGTGAAATTGTCAACATAAAACTCTCCTTTCTTCTAATTATACGTCATTCTTTAGAATTTTCAAGTCAAAATCCCTTAGAAATGTACATGTAACACTTGTTTTGCTCTGCTTGATAAAGAAGAGGTTTAATATACCGAATTTTTTCCGCTTGGAGTACTAAATCTTCAAAATTGTAGCCTATCAAACGAATATAATTCTCATTTTCATCTGATGTCGTTAAATCTGACAATTCTTGCGCATCAGTAAAAGCCCCATTAAACTCCACTTTCTTCATAATCAGGTAATCCCCTTCTTGTTCTAAGACATAATGTGGAAAAATTTGGGCAATTTCATAAATAATTTGGGTAGTTATTTTAAGTGGAAACTCACTGAAGACAACGGCTTCTTCCTGCTCATTGCGGTAACAGAAACCAAAAGACTTCCCGGAAATGTTTAAACGCATAAAGCGGAAATTCTCTGTTCCATCTTTTCCTTCTAAGTGAAAATTAGGCTGGGTTTGGAACATTTTCAAATCACGCGATAATTGAAAGAAATAGTCCGTTGCATCTTGAGGTGATCGTTTTTGATAAAGTTCTGCAAAATAAGCATTGATTACACTTGAAGGAGGAGTAACCAAAAGCATTTTTTCTTTTTCATCTGTTAAACTTCCCAAACGGTTTTCTAAAAATGCACGGTCTTGAGCCATATAGCCTCCGTATTTCAAACCTAAATCAATATATTCCTTATCTTTCACTTTCTTCCTCCTTATTTAAAAATTCTCTTGCACATATTATAGCATTTTCTGGATAATCACTCGCCAAAACATCATAAAAGTCTACGTTCATTCGGTTTCGGAACCAAGTTAATTGGCGCTTGGCATATCTTCTTGAATTTCTTTTGACAAGCTCCACTGCTTCATCAAGAGAACTTTCACCTGCAAAGTAAGGGAAAAATTCCTTATAGCCAATTCCTTTGGCTGCCTGCACTTCTGGATGCTTTTCAAATAAAAATTGAGCTTCTTCCAAGACGCCTTCTTCCACCATCTGTTCGACACGCTGGTTAATCCGTTTATACAGCTTTTCTCTCTCAGTATTTAGTCCAATAATACAATATTCATACTCAGACGCTGAATTCTCCCCTGTACCAAAGGCTTCTAACTCTAAAAAACGAATAGCTCTGCGGCGATTCAGTTCTGGGATTGGTTTTCTGACACGCGCAAATAACTCTTCATCTGATAATTTTTCTAAATCTTTACGCAAGGCCATCATTTCCTCATGATTGTCCTGCCCACCTAGATGATATCCTTCAACAAGACTTTGGATATAAAGACCTGTCCCACCCACGATGATGGGTACCTTGCCCAGCACAATAAGTTTTTCAATGGATTGATTTGCTTCTTGAACAAAGTCAAAAGCTGAATAGTTATCCGTTACTTCTCTCACATCAATCAGATGGTGTACAGCTGCTGCTTGTTCTTCTCTACTGGCCTTAGCCGTTCCAATATCTAAACCACGATAAACTTGCTGAGAATCCCCAGAGATAACTTCCCCATCAAATTCTCGAGCCAGCTGAATGCCCAAGGCCGTTTTTCCTACAGCTGTAGGCCCTACGACCACTAAAACTTTATTCTTCTTCATATACTTACTTTTCTGATATTCAATTTCTATATTTTCTGCCCAATAAGAATGAACATATTTATTCATTATAACATTTTTAACTCTTTTATCCGACCTTTCGTAAGAAAGGCAGCTTAAAATGCTGGGTTTAAAGCCTTGCAAGTGTTATAATAAATTTATAAGTTTCTCAAAGAAAAAATAGTAGTATTGTTAAAGATGTACAGGGAGGAAAAAATGAATAAATTTATTAAAGGCTACCTCATCGGTAAAGCCATTGAAATCACTGTTGCTGGAACAGCTATGATGGTAGCTAAACATAAAGGTTTGATTGATGCTGAGATGCGTCCTAACTTTAAAGAAAATCACTTCACAGAAAGTCAAAAACGCGCAAAACGTAAACGTCTCGCACGCTAAAAATTACTCTTGGAGGTATAGCTATGAATAAAAATCTTATTACTGGATTTGTTGCTGGTAACGTCTTGACTCTTGCGGCTTTATTTACTGCAGGTGCAATTTACAAAAAACGTATGATTGATCCAGTTGAACAAAAATGGGAATTTGCTCAAGAAAGTCGTAAAAAAGCAAATCGTAAACGTGTTACACATTAACTTGCCCCTTTTAAAAAGCCTGTCACAAATATGACAGGCTTCTTTTTTTACTTCTTAGCTCTCATTTTGGTCAAGTAAGCTGTCACTAAAAGCTGCTACATCATCTCCCGTTAACTGTAAAACATCTATATTGCGTTGTGCACCGTCTTCAAAAAGTTCCAAAAGTTCCCAGAAAACTTGAGTATCGGTCACGCCAATCTTGAAAAAGT
This window encodes:
- the eno gene encoding surface-displayed alpha-enolase; translated protein: MSIITDVYAREVLDSRGNPTIEVEVYTEDGAFGRGMVPSGASTGEHEAVELRDGDKSRYLGLGTQKAVDNVNNVIAEAIIGYEVTEQQAIDRAMIALDGTENKGKLGANAILGVSIAVARAAADELGVPLYNYLGGFNAKVLPTPMMNIINGGSHSDAPIAFQEFMIVPVGAPTFKEALRWGAEIFHALKKILKARGLETSVGDEGGFAPRFDGTEDGVETILKAIEAAGYEAGENGVMIGFDCASSEFYEDGVYNYAKFEGEGGAKRTAAEQIDYLEELVNKYPIITIEDGMDENDWDGWKALTERLGDKVQLVGDDFFVTNTSYLARGIKEEAANAILIKVNQIGTLTETFEAIEMAKEAGYTAIVSHRSGETEDSTISDIAVATNAGQIKTGSLSRTDRMAKYNQLLRIEDQLGEVATYKGLSAFYNLKK
- a CDS encoding GNAT family N-acetyltransferase: MKLIAYTNVYKQAVIDLILHIQKDEFGVAIDLEDQPDLQNILEHYSQFWLAVDEEEGVIGTLGIVKFDKQQAVLKKMFVKADYRGKAVSKALLESLFEYCQKEGIKEVYLGTVDKFKAAHRFYEKNGFESIQENNLPSHMPRMEVDTIFYRKNI
- a CDS encoding Rgg/GadR/MutR family transcriptional regulator — protein: MVYKKYGEVFKELRKQHRRTLKDFEKVGISNATLSQFENGKSMLAFDKLEAALHEMHVTMAAYILMINNGESEYFLSEFIEIDKASITRDTDKLKNIYRSNSLYGAEEDCAISVAARAGYEELSPSDKEIIEKYFTSCILWSRYELYLLINTAEQIDSSLLIELIDKFFSNKYYYLRERQEFKHLVARILVKGILYLIRNNRASEAQRMMKQLEQLPTEFELTERVAYMFLEGCFMMKFLSFENGSKVIRRCFRILTDINGVAFKKMMKFEYERVLQTIKEG
- a CDS encoding GGDEF domain-containing protein, with translation MNVISTVLGDNFFIKILLIPTILGLNFLIKNTIQRKYSRGEMGVKKEWIISTTLFTISAVILKVLFVELDILSPNTNTYLLNDSALYFTAICICYMTIGYYKYMEYSVLILFLVYYYFFIYFWGFEFQSSFFVILSLFLFWSLIFVIARYRKIVIKKYYLYFSISMGIGIIAELLCLSEFAFSFELLIGVLLKSSALLALNKVVSKLLGIVIEEFSELKEQSYIDELTGVSNIRKFYEVLEQLLHNKTFRHFSLALFDIDSFKSINDNYGHTAGDDVLNQTCRIIEKVFSENKVHGQVFRYGGDEFYIIIRKKANKDIQNVMEQIRLQVANHNFKYKDTDFNISLSVGVCEITEQIKFGEILNTVDEKLYSAKANGKNQIVY
- a CDS encoding EAL domain-containing protein; the protein is MELSKEINKLCYFRQKITKENQEGEEYELLLRYKDGDNYYFPQAIFDEITANEESHDLYIRHIEKLLHEKLLKDSNTYTINFDYQELNYPETLRFLTNFEFKDRLKIEVTENFLPNPEIEFDERKFISILMELQKLGYELALDDFLTGINTYEFLFKLWEVISRVKISVLKFKKFLNNDELEVFLMSIAESISFLEKEIVIEAVENEKLLSQFPSEWYQQTFYYDKPHLF
- the rplT gene encoding 50S ribosomal protein L20, which codes for MARVKNSVATRKRRKRILKLAKGYYGSKHRLFKTAKEQVMNSYYYAFRDRRQKKRDFRKLWIARINAAARMNGLSYSKMMHGLKLAEIEVNRKMLADIAIADAAAFTALAEEAKKALAK
- the rpmI gene encoding 50S ribosomal protein L35 gives rise to the protein MPKQKTHRASAKRFKRTGNGGLKRFRAYTSHRMHGKTVKQRRQLRKGRMVSAGDFKRIRRMVANMR
- the infC gene encoding translation initiation factor IF-3, producing the protein MNGQIRSREVRLIGAEGEQLGVTPTAVALTQAEDLNMDLVLISNQEPPVAKIMDYTKFMFEQKKKQKEAKKKQATVTLKEVRLSPVIDKNDFNTKLRQAIKFLEKGDKVKVSIRFKGRMITHQDVGRQVMDEFAEAVKDIAVVEQKAKMDGRQMFLQLAPIKKN
- a CDS encoding SPFH domain-containing protein, whose translation is MSLIITVLIVILILASAGTLFYVIKQQTVAIIERFGKYQTTSTAGFHVKLPWGIDRVAARIQLRLLQNEMTVETKTKDNVFVTMNIATQYRVNENNIKDAYYKLMNPSEQIQAYIEDALRSAVPKLTLDEVFEKKDEIALEVQHQVAEEMTTYGYIIVKTLITRVEPDAEVKQSMNEINAAQRKQDASQMLANAEKIKIVTSAEAEAEKDRLRGVGIAEQRKAIVDGLAQQILEIKSTGASLTEEQIMSILLTNQYLDTLNQFADGGNSTIFLPANVDGVEDMRTQIISALKTK
- the miaA gene encoding tRNA (adenosine(37)-N6)-dimethylallyltransferase MiaA, translating into MKKNKVLVVVGPTAVGKTALGIQLAREFDGEVISGDSQQVYRGLDIGTAKASREEQAAAVHHLIDVREVTDNYSAFDFVQEANQSIEKLIVLGKVPIIVGGTGLYIQSLVEGYHLGGQDNHEEMMALRKDLEKLSDEELFARVRKPIPELNRRRAIRFLELEAFGTGENSASEYEYCIIGLNTEREKLYKRINQRVEQMVEEGVLEEAQFLFEKHPEVQAAKGIGYKEFFPYFAGESSLDEAVELVKRNSRRYAKRQLTWFRNRMNVDFYDVLASDYPENAIICAREFLNKEEESER
- a CDS encoding DUF3042 family protein — its product is MNKFIKGYLIGKAIEITVAGTAMMVAKHKGLIDAEMRPNFKENHFTESQKRAKRKRLAR
- a CDS encoding DUF3042 family protein; the protein is MNKNLITGFVAGNVLTLAALFTAGAIYKKRMIDPVEQKWEFAQESRKKANRKRVTH
- a CDS encoding DUF1048 domain-containing protein, translating into MNLQEIIDGKKDWLALQAKVKKLPKDYYIVNKEIQKYFFKIGVTDTQVFWELLELFEDGAQRNIDVLQLTGDDVAAFSDSLLDQNES